Proteins found in one Mucilaginibacter gracilis genomic segment:
- a CDS encoding double zinc ribbon domain-containing protein yields the protein MNSQQQQNNYQKQQQIATDNQQAQGPTLCRNCGHKTLPGADICENCGTWLLEGHCCFCYTAVKPGQKFCGTCGNNPEGNICKACGTHSIFDFCPKCKQPVSRDSANYLQQLNASPQVTEIKALMEVLSKSMEAASPKPKPQVQAPPQDASWLNQLQNYEEQFTDNKAVEQDKTAVSKFSFGKANIDATDKVSNQQPVANTPTASIDEQREALQSKIAALQKQAFADNQQARKFYTGLQISLPELNVFYIKPTRIGWRCNFAGNVHDNPSQCACPRDGGSWIYSEGKQIETITYHDI from the coding sequence ATGAACAGCCAGCAGCAACAAAATAATTACCAAAAGCAGCAGCAAATAGCCACTGATAACCAGCAGGCCCAGGGCCCTACCTTGTGCCGTAACTGCGGCCATAAAACCCTTCCCGGGGCCGATATTTGCGAAAATTGTGGTACATGGTTGTTAGAGGGGCATTGCTGTTTTTGCTATACTGCGGTAAAACCAGGGCAAAAATTTTGCGGAACCTGCGGTAATAATCCCGAAGGCAATATTTGCAAGGCCTGTGGCACCCATTCTATATTTGATTTTTGCCCAAAATGTAAACAGCCCGTTTCGCGCGATTCGGCAAACTACCTGCAACAATTAAACGCTTCGCCCCAGGTTACCGAAATAAAGGCGTTAATGGAGGTACTCAGTAAAAGTATGGAGGCTGCAAGCCCCAAACCTAAGCCACAGGTGCAGGCACCGCCGCAAGATGCTTCGTGGTTAAACCAGCTTCAAAATTACGAGGAGCAGTTTACCGATAATAAGGCTGTTGAGCAAGATAAAACAGCGGTATCAAAGTTTTCTTTTGGTAAGGCTAACATTGATGCAACCGATAAAGTATCTAACCAACAGCCCGTGGCCAATACCCCAACGGCAAGTATTGACGAGCAGCGCGAGGCTTTGCAGAGCAAGATAGCCGCACTGCAAAAACAAGCTTTTGCTGATAACCAGCAAGCACGAAAGTTTTATACCGGCCTTCAAATATCATTGCCCGAATTAAATGTTTTTTACATAAAGCCAACACGTATTGGTTGGAGGTGCAACTTTGCGGGTAACGTTCACGATAATCCGTCGCAATGCGCTTGCCCTCGAGATGGCGGCAGCTGGATCTACAGTGAGGGCAAACAGATAGAGACAATAACTTACCACGATATATAG
- a CDS encoding protein kinase domain-containing protein, whose product MSTQRISDDSVIPNQSNSTSRLPDQSAVGATSRIAASDIVESGGNTSASAIIGSSVPAHLAENLQINLNGHDFKIIKHITSSGEAEIYLLQGSNAQVVLKYYFSNYRPKDEIITRLHALKRRDIMSPLDSGVYQDRFFELSEYMTGGTLDSAMPLTSVDTIKKYAALIAEALNACHQNGIIHRDIKPVNIFFRSPARDEIALGDFGISSALQAGADYRFTNSVNRTTAYAAPELFTNINNQTTLDKKVDYYALGISFLELWLGHDPFKDMAEFMVMRIKIEGRVSIPTSIDHDVQNLIKGLITTEPPKRWGYEEIQKWMRGEFVQVHETGRMASFQPYEWDDLNNVVVDDPKELARLMEGDRKRAVRQLYSRAIPDWVKASSQDMYSDLLYVVENEFPNNTPENAELGVTKAIYILDKERSFKGYDGTVCNSVAEIARHIEANAAHYRDDLKQAHANLYLFLETRGFDDRIKKYQKYYAQFEPEKALNLIVLDLDDNNLVMHKKQYDNIQDLMNADLGIVTTLASKVANKDSKVSLWLDMTYNNMAGAISTWRADTDHRNLETLRYTLQVSGFKLDDKEVTDVAGFSNLLQANLSRFATSDDSAQNISNADYWLTHYKNSSLKSVFATLLFSGNVNEADFLAIYTRVINMAPIDPYPLAIQMAGFRKLNFHNGNASLQNFSDVTSQAFVSFLVSQKSVAVYALDNLEKTVKTLQQIKQADEALAVAILKQLDHKIAADILADLKNIQNNSDSFNAYCARLKDFSAQLVTPIFASLPAITAIDAKLKQVETKKQEIETKYNAQRVKDQKDIIDTFKKFEDTQVEAQIDFYKKFDDFLFIFFVTSSLILFYLIILFNLILFNNSEVFSSILLGFEIAVVIAMFMMIFSSVFKTGRVRKTLTTLLLRPVLKDSNSSWVVNANNARAAVNSQKDVKLKDLDKRTDARINDELFNESVPIMLAAPARA is encoded by the coding sequence ATGAGTACACAAAGAATAAGCGACGACAGTGTTATACCTAACCAAAGTAACAGTACCAGCCGCTTGCCGGATCAGTCGGCAGTTGGTGCAACCAGCAGAATTGCGGCAAGCGACATTGTAGAGAGCGGAGGGAATACTTCCGCATCAGCAATCATCGGGTCGTCGGTGCCTGCTCACCTTGCCGAAAATTTGCAGATTAACCTAAACGGCCACGATTTTAAAATTATAAAACACATAACCAGTTCGGGCGAAGCCGAAATTTACCTGCTCCAGGGCAGCAATGCGCAGGTTGTGCTTAAATATTATTTCTCTAACTATAGGCCAAAAGATGAAATAATTACCCGGCTGCACGCCCTAAAAAGGCGCGATATTATGAGCCCGCTTGATTCGGGCGTGTACCAGGATCGCTTTTTTGAGTTGAGCGAATACATGACAGGCGGCACGCTGGATTCGGCTATGCCGCTTACATCCGTAGATACTATCAAAAAATATGCAGCACTTATTGCCGAGGCGTTAAATGCTTGTCACCAAAACGGCATTATTCACCGCGATATAAAACCTGTAAATATTTTTTTCCGTTCGCCCGCGAGGGACGAAATTGCCCTGGGCGATTTCGGTATATCTTCGGCACTACAGGCCGGTGCCGATTACCGCTTTACCAACAGCGTAAACAGAACAACGGCCTATGCCGCCCCCGAACTATTCACCAACATTAATAACCAAACCACGCTTGATAAAAAGGTAGATTATTATGCCCTTGGCATTAGTTTCCTGGAGCTTTGGCTGGGGCATGATCCGTTTAAGGATATGGCCGAATTTATGGTGATGCGTATCAAGATTGAGGGTAGGGTAAGTATCCCTACAAGTATCGATCATGATGTGCAAAACCTGATTAAGGGACTGATTACAACCGAGCCGCCTAAAAGGTGGGGTTACGAGGAAATACAAAAATGGATGCGCGGCGAATTTGTGCAGGTACACGAAACCGGCAGAATGGCGTCGTTTCAGCCTTATGAATGGGACGACCTTAACAACGTAGTTGTTGATGACCCTAAAGAATTAGCCCGCCTGATGGAGGGCGACAGAAAAAGGGCAGTTAGGCAGTTATATTCCAGGGCTATACCCGATTGGGTAAAAGCATCGTCGCAGGATATGTATAGCGATTTGCTGTATGTTGTTGAAAATGAGTTTCCTAATAACACGCCCGAGAATGCCGAATTGGGAGTAACCAAGGCAATTTACATTTTAGATAAAGAGCGGTCATTTAAAGGGTACGACGGTACAGTATGTAATAGCGTTGCCGAAATAGCCCGGCACATTGAAGCCAACGCAGCGCATTATCGTGATGATTTGAAGCAAGCCCATGCCAATTTATACCTATTTTTAGAGACCCGCGGTTTTGACGACAGGATAAAAAAGTATCAGAAATATTATGCGCAATTTGAACCGGAAAAGGCTCTAAACTTAATAGTGCTCGACCTTGACGACAATAACCTGGTGATGCACAAAAAGCAGTATGATAACATACAGGACCTGATGAATGCCGACCTGGGAATTGTAACCACCTTAGCATCAAAAGTAGCCAATAAAGATTCTAAGGTTTCTTTATGGCTCGACATGACCTATAATAATATGGCCGGTGCTATTAGCACCTGGAGAGCAGATACAGATCATCGCAATTTAGAAACCTTGCGTTACACGCTACAGGTATCCGGCTTTAAGCTCGATGATAAAGAAGTAACAGACGTTGCAGGATTTTCAAATTTATTACAAGCTAATTTATCGCGGTTTGCTACTTCGGATGATAGCGCTCAAAATATAAGTAATGCCGATTACTGGCTTACACATTACAAAAACAGTTCGCTTAAATCGGTTTTTGCCACACTTTTATTTAGCGGGAATGTTAACGAGGCCGATTTTTTAGCAATTTATACTAGGGTTATTAATATGGCGCCGATAGACCCCTATCCGCTTGCTATACAAATGGCCGGTTTTAGAAAGCTTAACTTTCACAATGGTAATGCTAGCCTCCAAAATTTTTCGGATGTTACTTCCCAGGCATTTGTAAGTTTCCTGGTTAGCCAAAAATCGGTTGCGGTGTATGCCTTAGATAACCTGGAGAAAACGGTGAAAACCCTGCAACAAATTAAACAGGCAGATGAAGCACTTGCCGTTGCCATACTTAAACAACTTGACCATAAAATAGCGGCTGATATTTTGGCCGATTTGAAAAACATCCAAAATAACTCCGATAGCTTTAACGCCTATTGCGCCCGCTTGAAAGATTTTTCGGCTCAACTGGTAACACCAATTTTTGCAAGTTTGCCGGCCATTACAGCCATTGATGCAAAACTTAAACAAGTTGAAACTAAAAAGCAAGAAATTGAAACAAAGTATAACGCCCAGCGAGTAAAAGACCAAAAAGATATTATTGATACATTTAAAAAATTTGAAGATACACAGGTAGAAGCCCAGATAGATTTTTACAAGAAGTTTGACGATTTCTTATTTATCTTCTTCGTAACATCGTCTTTAATTCTATTTTATCTAATTATCCTTTTTAATTTGATACTGTTTAACAACTCCGAAGTTTTTAGTTCCATTCTTCTCGGTTTCGAAATTGCCGTTGTAATTGCAATGTTTATGATGATATTCAGTAGCGTGTTTAAGACTGGTAGGGTAAGAAAAACGCTCACGACATTGTTACTCCGTCCTGTTTTAAAAGATTCAAATTCTTCCTGGGTGGTTAATGCCAACAATGCCAGGGCGGCGGTAAATAGCCAAAAGGATGTAAAGCTTAAGGATTTGGATAAAAGAACCGATGCGCGCATTAACGATGAATTATTTAATGAGAGCGTCCCTATCATGTTAGCGGCACCAGCCAGGGCATAA
- a CDS encoding AAA family ATPase produces MECITCKSPNRVIAKFCKSCGVAIVSTPATTSTVSATGASQFDELDALVGLDEVKAQLKKQINAAVNMRKAGFSYDKHNLFTILVGDSGTGKNTIVNALGAVLFKNGITTQNAVKAVAAAEFGEFARDLKTNIDNAKGGILFIDNVHQLVPSGYQPGQSTQIDKLYAEIESRPPDPIIVLASKEDGFREYLKANPEVNNRFNLKFYLPVLTLDQMVALAEKTIQDQRYTQQDSFSAKLKNRLSFLFRNQSDAEQAVKIGKGGFLVLKEVNNVISDHFADLDIQFPPQMLLETDIKGQVYIPKTAAEVLADLDDFVGMDSVKSFIRNLVNLTAIQQKDAALNGNADIIGAHMILTGNPGTGKTTLAKKLGEIFAASGILSSGHVIEADRSKLVGQYVGETPLLVQKACDEAMGGVLFIDEAYTLMQNDQDTYGQEAIDTLIKRMEDDRGKFIMIAAGYQKQMQNFIDANPGMKSRVKDNIFNLPDYNSAQLLQILRGFVKKGGFELQPEADTKAATVLQEMFDQRSRDFGNARDVRSLYEAILNKRAARISAATSENYDRILLEADVPKQETDLSTGVDVILSELNQLTGLGGVKTEISEVIDFLQGEKLRNASGTKKMSISLHFVFSGNPGTGKTTVARILAKIFKGLGVLPSDKLIEVTDKDLVSGYVGQTSVQTNKVIDSAMGGVLFIDEAYTLSKGISSGGGGFGSEAIDTLLKRMEDDRGKFIVIAAGYSKEMGDFLNSNPGLDSRFSKKITFDDYLPDELNQIMLSMIKQNGFSVDDAAQQTVKQYLADVYQKRDKRFANGRTVRNAFEDIVQIQSKRIIKQKNDGLPYDALAIMAADIPFQATKDVSVSDILAELNNLTGLQAVKNEINSLISFLEIQKMRQPAGYNSATALNLHLIFKGRPGTGKTTVARILASIFKALHVLPIGQLIETDRKDLVGQYVGHTAKQTSDVIDSAMGGVLFIDEAYTLIPEGNPNDFGKEAVDTLLKRMEDDKGKFIVIAAGYPGDMDRFVASNEGLASRFPKVINFEDYKPNELYDIFEGMLAKNELTLAQADTDKVQALFENMYNTRDEHFANGRSVRNLFERSMEKQAVRLSLLKQQGTDITPLINEIIYTDLID; encoded by the coding sequence ATGGAGTGTATAACATGTAAGAGCCCTAACCGGGTTATTGCCAAATTTTGTAAGTCGTGCGGGGTTGCTATTGTAAGTACACCTGCAACAACATCAACCGTAAGTGCCACAGGCGCTAGCCAGTTTGACGAACTGGACGCCTTAGTAGGCCTCGACGAAGTAAAGGCGCAGCTTAAAAAGCAAATTAATGCCGCAGTTAATATGCGCAAGGCTGGCTTTAGCTATGATAAGCATAATTTGTTTACCATTTTAGTTGGCGATTCGGGCACCGGTAAAAACACCATTGTAAATGCACTTGGTGCTGTTTTATTTAAAAATGGCATAACAACCCAAAATGCCGTAAAAGCGGTAGCCGCAGCCGAATTTGGCGAATTTGCACGCGACCTTAAAACTAATATAGACAATGCCAAAGGCGGCATACTTTTTATAGATAATGTACATCAGTTAGTGCCTTCGGGTTATCAACCCGGTCAATCAACACAGATAGACAAATTATACGCCGAGATTGAGAGCCGCCCGCCCGACCCGATTATTGTTTTAGCATCTAAAGAGGACGGCTTCCGCGAATACCTAAAGGCAAACCCCGAGGTTAACAACAGGTTTAACCTCAAATTTTATTTGCCGGTGCTAACGCTGGATCAGATGGTGGCTTTGGCCGAAAAAACTATTCAGGATCAGCGATATACCCAGCAGGATAGCTTTTCGGCAAAGCTAAAAAACCGTTTGTCTTTTTTGTTTCGCAATCAAAGCGATGCCGAACAGGCTGTTAAAATTGGAAAAGGCGGTTTTTTGGTACTTAAAGAAGTTAACAACGTGATTAGCGACCATTTTGCCGACCTGGATATACAGTTTCCGCCACAAATGTTGCTCGAAACGGATATTAAGGGCCAGGTTTACATCCCCAAAACTGCCGCCGAAGTACTCGCGGATTTGGATGATTTTGTTGGTATGGATTCGGTTAAAAGTTTCATCCGCAATCTGGTCAATCTTACAGCAATTCAGCAAAAGGATGCAGCATTAAATGGTAACGCCGATATTATTGGTGCACACATGATATTAACCGGCAATCCCGGTACGGGCAAAACAACTTTGGCAAAAAAGCTCGGCGAAATATTTGCCGCATCGGGCATACTATCCAGCGGGCATGTGATAGAGGCCGACCGCAGCAAACTCGTCGGCCAATACGTGGGCGAAACCCCTCTGTTGGTTCAAAAAGCCTGCGATGAAGCTATGGGTGGAGTGTTATTTATTGATGAGGCTTACACGCTGATGCAAAACGACCAGGACACCTACGGCCAGGAAGCTATTGACACCCTGATAAAACGAATGGAAGACGACCGGGGCAAGTTTATTATGATAGCTGCCGGTTATCAAAAACAAATGCAAAATTTTATTGATGCTAATCCGGGAATGAAATCGCGGGTAAAGGATAATATTTTCAACTTGCCCGATTATAATTCGGCACAGTTACTTCAAATTTTGCGCGGTTTTGTAAAAAAAGGTGGGTTTGAATTACAGCCCGAAGCTGATACCAAAGCAGCAACCGTATTGCAGGAAATGTTTGACCAGCGAAGCCGTGATTTTGGTAATGCCCGTGATGTTAGGAGCTTGTACGAAGCTATACTCAATAAACGGGCTGCCCGGATAAGCGCCGCAACTTCCGAGAATTATGACAGGATACTGTTAGAAGCGGATGTGCCGAAACAGGAAACGGACTTGTCTACAGGAGTGGATGTGATTTTAAGCGAACTCAATCAACTAACGGGTCTTGGCGGGGTAAAAACCGAAATATCCGAAGTGATTGACTTTTTACAGGGCGAAAAACTCCGGAATGCATCGGGAACAAAAAAAATGAGCATCAGCCTGCATTTTGTTTTTTCGGGCAACCCCGGTACGGGCAAAACTACGGTGGCCCGCATTTTGGCTAAAATATTTAAAGGCCTGGGTGTTTTACCGTCCGACAAGTTGATAGAGGTAACCGATAAAGATTTGGTTTCGGGCTACGTTGGGCAAACTTCGGTACAAACAAACAAAGTTATTGATAGTGCAATGGGTGGGGTATTGTTTATTGATGAGGCCTACACGCTATCAAAAGGAATAAGCTCTGGCGGTGGCGGCTTTGGCAGCGAGGCTATTGACACCCTGTTGAAACGTATGGAAGACGACCGTGGTAAATTTATTGTGATTGCCGCAGGCTACTCTAAAGAGATGGGCGACTTTTTAAATAGCAACCCGGGTTTAGATTCCAGGTTTTCTAAAAAAATAACGTTCGACGATTATTTGCCTGATGAGCTTAACCAGATTATGCTATCCATGATAAAACAAAACGGTTTTTCGGTTGATGATGCTGCGCAACAAACCGTTAAGCAATACCTGGCAGATGTTTATCAAAAGCGCGATAAGCGTTTTGCCAATGGCCGCACCGTTAGAAATGCTTTTGAAGACATTGTTCAAATACAATCAAAACGAATAATTAAGCAAAAAAATGATGGGTTGCCGTATGATGCTTTGGCAATTATGGCAGCAGATATACCTTTCCAGGCTACCAAGGATGTTTCTGTAAGCGATATTTTGGCCGAATTGAACAATTTAACCGGACTGCAAGCCGTAAAAAATGAAATAAACAGCCTGATAAGTTTCCTGGAAATACAAAAAATGCGGCAGCCCGCCGGCTATAATTCGGCAACGGCTTTAAACCTGCATTTAATTTTTAAGGGAAGGCCGGGCACGGGTAAAACAACCGTGGCGCGCATTTTGGCCAGTATATTTAAGGCACTGCATGTTTTACCTATTGGCCAATTGATTGAAACCGACCGCAAGGATTTGGTTGGGCAATATGTGGGGCACACGGCCAAACAAACTTCGGATGTAATCGACTCGGCAATGGGTGGCGTGCTTTTTATTGATGAAGCTTACACGTTGATACCCGAAGGAAACCCTAACGATTTTGGTAAAGAAGCTGTAGATACTTTATTAAAACGGATGGAAGATGATAAAGGTAAATTTATTGTTATTGCAGCCGGTTATCCTGGTGATATGGATCGTTTTGTGGCATCTAACGAAGGTTTGGCGTCGCGCTTCCCGAAGGTGATTAATTTTGAGGATTACAAGCCGAACGAACTTTACGACATATTTGAAGGCATGCTTGCAAAAAATGAATTAACACTTGCGCAAGCCGATACCGACAAGGTACAGGCGCTTTTTGAAAACATGTACAATACCAGGGATGAGCATTTTGCCAACGGGCGATCGGTAAGGAATTTATTTGAGCGATCAATGGAAAAACAGGCCGTTAGGTTAAGTTTATTGAAACAGCAGGGTACGGATATTACACCTTTGATAAACGAAATTATTTATACCGACCTTATTGATTAA
- a CDS encoding FHA domain-containing protein, producing MTDTIKCLDCTADIEMDSAYCDQCGKQIYLCETCGKPGNQKFCEYDGGNLVAAKPGTTQTVNSQNLSQVVATAVPQISTPQPAATVNSNGVIPALKLINHTLNLDIDLKPGEVFGRNTGPYVDKLQTYSAISGKHLIFRYEAVGGWSFEDLGSTNGTKYSTTNMDWNNVVKCVPGKTFVIEDGTYILVANIEFAVKTDQSVATGNAVPTNGTQHL from the coding sequence ATGACAGACACCATAAAATGCCTTGATTGTACAGCCGATATTGAAATGGATAGTGCTTATTGCGACCAATGCGGTAAACAAATATACTTGTGCGAAACCTGCGGCAAACCGGGTAACCAAAAATTTTGCGAATACGACGGAGGTAATTTAGTTGCCGCAAAGCCAGGCACCACACAAACCGTAAATTCACAAAACCTTAGCCAGGTGGTAGCAACCGCCGTACCCCAAATTTCCACGCCCCAGCCTGCTGCAACTGTTAATAGCAATGGCGTTATTCCGGCATTAAAATTAATAAACCATACGCTTAACCTCGATATTGATTTAAAGCCCGGTGAGGTATTTGGAAGAAATACAGGGCCATATGTAGATAAATTACAAACTTATTCTGCCATATCCGGCAAGCACCTTATTTTTCGTTATGAGGCTGTTGGCGGCTGGAGCTTTGAAGATTTAGGCTCAACCAACGGAACAAAATATAGCACCACCAATATGGATTGGAATAATGTAGTAAAATGTGTACCGGGTAAAACTTTTGTGATAGAAGATGGTACTTATATTTTGGTAGCTAATATTGAATTTGCTGTTAAAACAGATCAGTCGGTGGCAACCGGCAATGCTGTGCCCACAAACGGAACCCAACATTTATGA
- a CDS encoding PP2C family protein-serine/threonine phosphatase codes for MKFAIEAICNIGAVRKSNQDMILIGNQLIRDEAVEYTIDATERNFFVAVSDGMGGHLGGEVASELVVNHMQTLAAQLPNSLSKTQLYAILNQGIKMLHEGLNAKGEANPAYYQLGATFIGLLIYNGAAYSVNIGDSRLYRLRGGILAQLSNDHSLSNLLNDANIPLNRLANAFGGGAKTIFFDFEEVNLLDNDVMLLCSDGFNNELKFEQIENMLSLNSPLADMVNQAIANGGNDNISAIKICISSVQ; via the coding sequence ATGAAGTTTGCAATAGAGGCTATATGCAACATTGGCGCGGTACGCAAAAGTAATCAGGATATGATATTGATAGGTAATCAACTCATTCGTGATGAGGCGGTTGAATATACCATTGATGCTACCGAGCGAAATTTTTTTGTTGCAGTTTCCGACGGGATGGGTGGCCATTTGGGAGGTGAGGTGGCAAGTGAGCTTGTGGTAAATCATATGCAAACTTTGGCGGCTCAATTGCCCAATTCTTTAAGCAAAACCCAGCTTTATGCTATCCTTAACCAGGGTATAAAAATGCTTCATGAGGGCCTCAATGCAAAAGGCGAAGCCAACCCAGCATATTACCAATTAGGTGCAACCTTTATTGGCTTGTTAATTTATAACGGAGCAGCCTATTCCGTTAATATTGGCGATAGCAGACTGTACCGGCTGCGTGGCGGTATACTTGCCCAATTATCAAACGACCATAGTTTGAGTAACCTTTTAAACGATGCCAATATACCTTTAAACAGATTAGCAAACGCGTTTGGCGGAGGGGCAAAAACAATATTTTTCGATTTTGAAGAAGTTAATCTGTTGGATAACGATGTGATGTTGCTATGCTCGGATGGTTTTAATAACGAACTAAAATTTGAGCAGATTGAAAACATGCTGAGTTTGAATAGCCCCTTAGCAGATATGGTAAACCAAGCTATAGCCAATGGTGGAAACGATAATATTTCGGCAATTAAAATTTGTATCTCATCGGTACAATAA
- a CDS encoding sigma-70 family RNA polymerase sigma factor, which translates to MPADQSTSTVSPGNAIHPHGWVAAHADYLYSFALTRVNNPELAKDLVQETFLAALQKVKSFEGRSSERTWLTAILKNKVFDVYRKRSSGLSQQTSTTDAEQEQADFFDQETGHWNDEYRPVAFGAEAADPMESKEFAQILQKCMQKLPALWMAVFTMKHMDDTNTDNICAELKLTPNNFWVIIHRTKLNLRACLQKNWI; encoded by the coding sequence ATGCCAGCAGATCAAAGTACATCTACTGTTTCGCCCGGCAATGCTATCCACCCGCACGGATGGGTAGCCGCCCATGCAGATTACCTGTACAGCTTTGCCTTAACAAGAGTAAACAACCCCGAACTTGCTAAGGACCTGGTTCAAGAAACTTTTTTAGCGGCCCTGCAAAAGGTAAAAAGCTTTGAGGGCCGTAGCAGCGAAAGAACCTGGCTAACCGCTATCCTGAAAAATAAAGTGTTTGATGTTTATCGCAAAAGGTCTTCGGGATTGTCGCAACAAACAAGTACCACAGATGCAGAGCAGGAACAGGCAGACTTTTTTGACCAGGAAACGGGCCACTGGAACGATGAGTACCGGCCAGTAGCTTTCGGCGCGGAGGCAGCCGACCCCATGGAGAGTAAAGAGTTTGCTCAAATACTGCAAAAGTGTATGCAAAAGCTACCTGCACTATGGATGGCAGTTTTTACCATGAAACACATGGATGATACAAATACCGATAATATTTGCGCCGAATTGAAACTGACTCCCAATAATTTTTGGGTAATTATTCATCGCACTAAACTTAATTTACGGGCGTGCCTTCAAAAAAACTGGATATAG
- a CDS encoding peroxiredoxin family protein, producing the protein MKKLILLSFCMMMQLAVWAQSGLKTGDVAPQFTVTDNLGKTISLKALLKTNKAVLLFFYRGQWCPYCNKHIQQLQDSLQLLTAKGAYVLGVTPETGDNINKTIEKTHASFSIVHDKDYRVMKAYDVNFAMDAAMVAKYKTYGIDLERNNGNTDNVLPVPATYLIDKSGKIIYVQFDKDYRKRASVAAILQKL; encoded by the coding sequence ATGAAGAAATTAATACTATTAAGCTTTTGCATGATGATGCAACTGGCCGTATGGGCACAAAGTGGCCTAAAAACAGGGGACGTGGCACCTCAATTTACAGTAACTGATAATTTGGGCAAAACAATAAGTTTGAAAGCCTTGCTCAAAACCAACAAGGCTGTGCTTTTATTTTTTTATCGCGGGCAATGGTGCCCTTATTGCAATAAGCACATTCAGCAATTGCAAGATTCGTTGCAGCTATTAACAGCAAAAGGTGCCTACGTGCTTGGCGTAACACCCGAAACCGGAGATAATATCAACAAAACCATCGAAAAAACGCATGCTTCATTTTCAATAGTACATGATAAAGATTATCGTGTGATGAAGGCCTACGATGTTAATTTCGCGATGGATGCAGCGATGGTGGCCAAGTACAAAACTTATGGTATAGACCTTGAACGAAACAATGGCAATACCGATAATGTGTTACCCGTACCGGCAACGTACCTGATAGATAAATCCGGTAAAATTATTTACGTTCAGTTTGATAAAGACTATCGTAAAAGAGCCTCTGTGGCTGCTATCCTCCAAAAGCTATAA